From a single Populus trichocarpa isolate Nisqually-1 chromosome 17, P.trichocarpa_v4.1, whole genome shotgun sequence genomic region:
- the LOC18107416 gene encoding LOW QUALITY PROTEIN: cinnamoyl-CoA reductase-like SNL6 (The sequence of the model RefSeq protein was modified relative to this genomic sequence to represent the inferred CDS: inserted 2 bases in 1 codon) gives MPCTLERSRQKQRENDGRXEVLLLSRPSPVPAFCWDKGKPYVGGKFSSCLNARENKLVCVTDGNSFLGSHIVKELLSRGYLVRVTIQNQVDFEDLKGQMKEDDMNKLESVVVAKMKDLESLCDAFRGCHAVFHTSSFVDPHGISGYSEQMAFLETEGARNVIEACSRAAYIRRCIFTSSLLASIWTSSNLDRVVDESCWSSEEFCRENKLWLALGKVRAEEIAWRKSKELKVRLVTVCPGLLIATSFPHAHKETSIPYLKGGPIMLRQGLLGISDVRKVAEAHVHVYEAMDNGACGRYICYERVVQRLDEAIQLENELNIQGLVSGGRSGILSEEIHSNLSNSKLARLLYQASQMSCNQ, from the exons ATGCCATGCACATTAGAGAGATCTAGACAGAAACAGAGGGAGAATGATGGAAG CGAAGTGCTGCTTTTATCAAGACCTTCACCTGTGCCGGCTTTCTGCTGGGACAAGGGGAAGCCCTATGTTGGGGGGAAATTCAGTTCTTGCTTGAATGCAAGAGAGAATAAACTGGTCTGTGTAACTGATGGGAACTCGTTCTTGGGTTCTCATATAGTCAAGGAGCTCCTTTCTCGTGGCTACCTTGTTCGAGTCACTATCCAAAACCAAG TGGATTTTGAGGACTTGAAAGGGCAGATGAAAGAAGACGACATGAATAAACTAGAGAGTGTTGTAGTGGCAAAGATGAAAGATTTGGAAAGTCTTTGTGATGCATTTAGAGGTTGTCATGCAGTTTTTCACACCTCTTCCTTTGTTGATCCacacgggatctcaggttattCA GAACAAATGGCATTCCTTGAAACTGAAGGCGCAAGGAATGTTATTGAGGCATGTAGTAGGGCAGCATACATAAGGAGATGTATCTTCACTTCTTCTCTTCTTGCTTCCATCTGGACTTCTTCCAATTTGGACAGGGTTGTTGATGAGAGTTGTTGGAGCAGTGAAGAATTTTGCAGAGAAAATAAG CTTTGGCTTGCTTTGGGTAAGGTGAGAGCAGAAGAGATTGCTTGGAGGAAGTCAAAAGAATTGAAAGTGAGACTCGTAACTGTTTGTCCTGGCCTTCTCATAGCTACATCGTTCCCCCATGCTCACAAAGAAACCTCTATACCATATCTTAAAG GTGGTCCAATCATGCTACGACAGGGCCTCCTAGGAATATCAGATGTGAGGAAGGTGGCGGAAGCACATGTCCATGTTTATGAAGCTATGGATAATGGAGCTTGTGGACGATATATATGCTATGAAAGAGTAGTACAGAGATTGGATGAAGCCATTCAACTTGAAAATGAATTGAATATTCAAGGTCTGGTGTCAGGAGGAAGAAGTGGAATCTTATCAGAAGAAATACACAGCAATCTAAGTAATTCAAAGCTTGCCAGATTGTTATATCAGGCATCTCAAATGTCTTGCAATCAATGA